A stretch of DNA from Rhinoraja longicauda isolate Sanriku21f chromosome 9, sRhiLon1.1, whole genome shotgun sequence:
GAACCTGGAGAACAGTGTACTGAAACCAACCAGACCTATTCAGTCACACGTTCCTTTAAAGTGTTCCCTGTGTCATTTGGTACACTGGTACAGGTAGACACACTCCCCCAGTGACTGTGGGCAACTGGTACAGGTAGACACAATCCCTCAGTGACTGTGGTACACTGGTACAGGTAGACACACCGGCCCAATGACTGTGGAACTCTGGTACAGATAGAcaaggcgcatttggatagcagtaaaaggaatggtccaagtcagcatggatttatgaaggggaaatcctgcttggctaatcttctggaatgttttgaggatgtgacaagtaaaatggatgaaggagagccagtggacgtagtgtatctggacttttagaaagcctttgatcaggtcctacatgggagattagtgggcaaaattagagcacatggtattgggggtaggtgtattgacatggatagacagttgtttggcagacaggaagcaaagagtaggaataaacaggtccttttcagaatggcaggcagtggcgagtggagtgccacaaggcttggtgctggggccgcaactatttacaatatatactaatgatttgaatgatgggattaaaagtaacactagcaaatttgcagatgacacaaagctgggtggcagtgtgaactgcaaagaggatggtaggaggttgcagggtgacttggacaggttgagtgagtgggcagatgcatggcaaatgcaatataatgtagataaatgtgaggttatccactttggcggcaaaaacaaggaggcagattattatctcaatggtgttagattaggaaaaagggaaatgcaacgagacctaggtgtccttgtacaccagtcactgaaagtaaacatgcaggtacagcaggcagtgaagaaagctaatggcatgttggccttcataacaagaggatttgagtataggagtaaagaggtccttttgcagttgtacaaggccctggtgagaccccatctggagtactgtgtgcagttttggtctcctaatatgaggaaggacatccttgctattgaggcagtgcagcgtaggttcacgaggttaatccccgggatggtgggactgtcatataaggaaagattggaaagactgggcttgtattcactggaatttaaaaggatgagaggggatcttataggaatgtataaaatgataaaaggactggagaagctagatgcaggaaaaatgttcccaatgttgggggagtcccgaaccaggggccacagtcttagaataaaggggaggccatttaaaactgagatgagaaaaaaccttttcacccagagagtagtgaatttgtggaattctctgccacagaaggtagtagaggccaattcactgtatgaatttaaaagagttagatagagctggaggggctagcggaatcaagggatatggggagaaggcaggcataatttactgattgtggatgatcagccatgatcacaatgaatggcggtgctggctcaaagggccaaatggcctcctcctgcacctatttcctatgttattTTAATCCCCCAGTGactatatcaatagtcaatagttaatagtgtcaatagtcaatagtgctttatttgtcagtgaaatgttttttgcatatattacacatgcagctTCTGACAATATTGGCACCATTATTCAACGACCTAAGTCCGGTCAGCCaacgcgctcgatgtactggagcagtccaCGCAAACTAATGTCACTCTCTTCTCCTcgtccggccatctttgtgtcccgggggcacctcctgcagcccatTTGAAGGCAACCTACCTGAATGCGCTGGAGGCATTATCCCAGTTGACCCTCCTACCGATCCTTGCACCTTGCGCCCAAAATCTCCAGCTCCGTCCCGGTTAAGCCGCCTGCACAGCCTTCGGGTGAGTGCCTGATCCCATCGACCGGTGAGACTTCAGGTGAGGTCCCACTGACCACGATGTCCCACTGGCCCCCAAGCCTTTGCCGACCGACGAGCCTCTGGACAGTTCCAGGTTCCGCTGGACACCGTGGTGGGACCTCCAAGGTCGGTCTATGGTGGCCGAGTCAGGCCTGCTTGCCAGGAGCATCCTGGCCCGCTGCTTGCCGGGAACCATTGCAGTCCTTGAAGTGTGCATACACCCCACAATGCTGTTCGGGAAGAATGCCAGGAGTTTGACCCTGTGATGTAACTTGCCACCTATGACTGGATATTGTCCATGTCTTGCTTCATTTGGTTGTGGACTGCTTCGTTATCTGAGGAGTCACAAATGGTAGAATGGACAAGAAGATCCCGGATGCAcagttctgcctgacctgctgtgcattTCCAAGACTTACTGTTTTTATTGCCGATTCCATCTCCCGTAGTGTTTTTGACAATCAGGTTACAAACACCCCTGtgtcaagatgtgtaggaaggaactgcagatgctggtttacactaaagagagacataaaatgctggagtaactcagcggatcaggcaacatctctggagaaaaggaattggtaacatttcaggtcaagacccttcttcagaatgagagtcagaggagagggaaactaaaggatGATAAGGTTCAGCACaaatctcctctgactctcagtctgaagatgggtctcgacccgaaacttcacctttcAAGTGGTCCTTTTAAGTTGGCCTGCTGCAGGTAAATGTTACACCCATGGTAAGCTGGCACAACGTGGACTAGTACAGGTAGAAACCAGGCCCCCTGTGCCCAAGGTTGTTTGCTACAGATAGACGCGCAGCCCCATCCAACTCTGGCAGGTTCTGCAGTTGGCAAGAGTCTTCTGTGGACAACCCCTTATGTCCTACCTGTCGTTGTCGTTCTCAGCAGGCCCTGAGGAAACCTGTGCACTCTCCAGCTGGGGTCACTGGGTGAGTCTTCCACAACTACTTTCCCAGTGTTGTGGCCATCTGAGTGACAAACAACATCCATCAGATACTGAGAATGATCCACATCAAGAGCACAGGCACCCAGAGCCCAGAGGTTAGCTGGAGTGAAAAGCAAGATCCCAGAAAATGAAGCACCATTGCCCACACCAGCAGTAGCCACCCGTTGCCTTTAGTTGCCTTTCCTTGTTGCTCATAGCCGAGTTTTCATGCAGTTTAACCCCAAGGCCACCCCGGTGGAATAGGTTGACAGCCAAAACACTGCCAAAGCAATCTCACCGACTGATGGGGGAAATGGAACTAAAGTAAGCCAGGctcacaggcctttctgcccacagtGATGTGACGTATATGTGGCTTGTGTTTACTGCTGTAAAAAAGTACggcagacacggtggcgcagcggcagagttgctgccttgcagcggtagagacccgtacaatcctgactgcagatgcttgtctgtacggagtttatatgttctccccatgacctgcgtggattttctccgggtacgggtttgaaggttaattggtttggtatagttgtccctagtgtgtgaagataCCGTTggtttgcggggatcgcaggtcgtcgtggacttggtgggccgaaggacctggttctgtgctgtatctctaaactaaactaaactaaactaaactaaactaaactaaactaaactaaacatggattcACAgcaaaactccacacacagccaCATGGCGAGGACCATTTCTAGTGTTCTAGAGAAAGCAGTTGATGTAAAGACATGGATCTGGCATACTGTTGCTGGCTGAAAAAGCATGGTAGGATCTTCCTACATATGCCCGAGAGGAGCGCAGTCTGTGAAAGAAACTGCCTCCTCTGAAACCCCTCCATTTCTTTCAACCTCCTCCTTGGAAGGTCGCATGAGATATTTGTGGGAATAATGTGGCCACCGCCTGCATCCTTGCACGTTGATTTGGACACTTAGTGATTGGGGCCAGGGCATTTACCTCACCTTACAACCCTATGGATCTGTGTGCCTGTATCAATCAGCAGGCTGAGCACCTCTTACCAACACAAGGAGCGAGCAGTATCAGGCCGATCCCCATGTCCCTGCCAGTTGTCTTCTCTCCTTTCCTCACTTCAGCGGCGTTCACGGCGTTCTCTGTATGCTGCAGGGACATTCTGGCGGCCTGGAGCTGGTCATTGACCTGGAACCTCTGGTTCTCCAATAACATCATCTTGTACTCCTTGGCCTGCAGGCTCTCCTTCAGGTTTTTCCTTTTCACCTTGACCTCGTCGAAGTCCTGGGCCAGCTGCAGGGTGTCCTTCATCAGCGACTCAATAAAGCTCCCGGCCTCCTCCTCAGCCTTGGACATCTCCTTGTGGGCAGTCTCCAGCATTGCCGTGATCTGGGGACATTCCGACTCCTTGAGATCCCTGTACCCAAAGGTGTTGACGCATTTGGCAAAGTTGAGGATAGCGGAGAGCCCCCCCTGAAAATGGGGCAGGGTCACATCTTTGAACTTCTTCTCGTACAGTTCACACTCGTTGCTCATGGCTGCTCTGGAGAAGCAGAATAAAGCAAAAGATTTGTCAGTGACTGAGTGGTAGATAACATCACTTTCTCCCAGTTCTGTCAACTTCACCATTAAAGGATTTACTACTCGCGTCTCACAAATCCAATCAAATGCCTCTAATGGGGCTAAATACTTTATACTCAGCCTTCCTGCACCATGGGAAATCAGATCAGAATGGTTGAGTAATGACAATTTGCTTTTAAGGATTGAGACTTTGGAGATATTTGTTAGTTATTGTAAATCCCATTACATCAGCTGATGGGCTGATGAATTGCCCGGAGTCCTGCCTTCGGCCCCACTCATTCCTCAGTAGCAGCCAGACATCTAATTGACCCATGATTAATAGGCACTCTCGAACCCTCCAGCTCTACCTTGCTTTTCCGGTATCTAGAATGTTCTTCATCCACCCATCCAACCAATGACACTGATCCATGACTAATCCTCTAATCCCGACATTCAGGCCAAAGACCCTGGGAGAGGGGGCCTCAAACCGAGTACCATCAGCTCAGTCTTTCAGTTCCATTTGGTATTATATCAGCATCCAGAATGACATTGAATGGGGCGGAATATCACAGAAATGATATGAAATAAtatggtagacccaaaatgctggagtaactcattgggtcaggcagcatctctggtgggaaggaaaaggtgatgtttcgggttgagacccttcttcagacatcagtctgaagaaggtctcgacccgaaacgtcacccattccttctctccagacatgctgtctgacctgctgagttactccaggattttgtgtctaccttcattttaaaccagcatctgcagttttctttcctaaacattGAAATAAATAATATGGACTGGATTGGAATAACACAGAATGGCATGGAATAGCAAAAACTAACACGGAAAGGCATAGAATAACACAGAATGGCAGGGAATGGCATAGAATAACATGGAATAGCTTGAAATGGTATGGAATGACATGCAATGGCATGGAATTACATGgaatggcatttaaaagcttttagataggcatgtggaagtgcagggattagaggaatatggatcatgtacaggtaggcAGATTAGagcactttaacttggcatcatgttcagcaaattaaccttttgagaatcctgcaccagcaatcccaactccctttgcacctccgacttctgaatcttctccccatttagaaaataatctacacctttattcctgctaccaaaatgcatgaccgcacaatttgctacactgtattccatctgccacttctttgcccactctccaatTGATCGAAGTCCTTCgacagactccctgcttcctctaaaCTAACTGCCCCACGACCTAtctttgtatcgtctgcaaacttggcaACAAAGCCGTCAGTTccaacatccaaatcattgatatacaacatgGAGAGTAGCAGCCCCAACACTGACCCCCTGCAGAACCCCACTAGATACTGGCAGTCAACCAGAAGAGCCCTCTAAATTCcctctctttgccttctgccatttagCTAATCATCGATCCATGCGAGTATCTTCCTTCTAATACCATGGGGTCTCACCTTGTTTAGCAGTCTTTGTGTCTTTCTCAGCAAGAGTGCAACCTCTGCTGAGCAGATCAATCACTACATGCATCTGTCCTGCCTTGTGCTGCATGGAGAATCTCTACATCTGATCTGGTCTCCAGCCCAGCCCCTAACCACACAGTCCTTCAGTGAAACACCTTGCCTGCACCTTCAATGCAGCAGGAGTAAGTTTCACATGTTCCCTGTTCGCCTCTGAAGTAGTTTCACCTGAATTTCTATTTACATTCGGAGAGGTGGCCTTTGATTCTCAGAACTTGTTCTGATCTTCTCACAAGTGGAGGCCACTCGGAGAAACGACAGGTGAGATGTGTTTGGGGGGAGCAGAAAAAGATCAAACAACCCATGGAGCATACAAGAATTCCTTGCTAGCGGGAGGGAATATGTCACAAACCCCTCTTTTGAAGGTGGAGCATGAATCAAATAACTTTGGCATGGATACAAAAGCAGAGTTGCCTGGAGTGGAGCGTGCAGTAGCAATGCTGTCCACTAGGTTCTGACTTGAACCGGCGCTGCCAGAGACTGGCTCTTGCAATGCAGAGCTCCGCCACAGCGCCACTCTGAAACCGCTCTACAGAGCGTCTCATCAAAGCACCGCCCGCAGCACTTATGTAACATCAAACTCTGATTATTGACAGCCCTCGCTTTGAGAGCACACGTCTGCCATTTCACGCGCTTGTGCTTTGGCAGATGAAATAATTGAACAAACTCAGAGGTAAAATGCCCACTTAACAGAGTTTGATTAGACCAAGCCTCCCataactccctcacccccctcccaactccctctcccttcccccaacGCCCTTCCATCCACTCCCACTTTGACTGTCCATCCCCTATTGATCCTACTTTTCCACACTTTCCTTTCCTCCTTCTTTCTTTGCACTATCTCCCACCTTCCTTTCTTTTGGCCATCTCCCTCGCCTTCCTTGTTTGCATTTCTCTCCTTTCCCtcacttttttttctttcctctttctCTTCATCACTTTATTCCACCTCTCACACTCTCCCTTTCATTTTTCAACTCTCAATCTCCACCACACTTCtttcctattccctctctccttgacATTTATCCCACTTCttttccccttgcttctctctcaCTTCTTCCTTCCCCGGCCATTCTACTACTTGTCCACCCCAATCTCCTATTTTTCCTCTCCTTCCCCATCACTCTCTCTATTCCCTCAAGATtccatttcctttttattttcctcacccctctttctctttccctcccctcctctcacacACTTTCACATCTTTTGCCTCACTTTTTTTGTCCCCCTTCCTTACCTTGACATCCGTTATCTTCCCTATCttgcttcctcctctctccctttcttcttTATCCTCtcccggcccctctctccccagttctctccatctcccactcccctcgCTCTCTGCCCCCTCTGTCACTCCGACCTCTCACCTCAcattctcccactctctctccctctcacactctccagcctatctgtcaatctccccctctctccatcctttccctCTTACCTCTTCCTTTCTCTCGTCCCTATATCCTCTCTTTCTTTCTGCCCATTTCTCCATTTCCCTTTCCAATTCTTTCATCCCTCTCCCAACTCTTTCTCAGCCTCTCGATCTCCCttgccctctcactctcttttcctcttcccccttccttccctctcttctccccactctttctctccatttctctcccttttttctcacctccctctatctctccctttatcacccactctttctctcttttcccttccactctcttcccctcttctcactctctcttctctctttcacaatacaatacaatacaatacaatatatctttattgtcattgtacaggggtacaacgagattgggaatgcccctcccatacgatgcaataatttaattaatttaaacccaTCTTTTCAtgccccctttccttctctcaacGCCCTCTCTTTCTTGCACACTATCTCTATCCTCTCAATCCCAATACCCCACCATCCTCTCCTTTTTGCCCCTTCCCCTCCATACCCCCTCTTCCATCCCTCTTACTCTCCCTATTCCTCCACTCCTCTTTCTTTAACACCCTCTCCTCAATATCTCCCATCCTCTTTCACGCTCTCTCACCCCTTTCTCCCTTTGCCTCCATCTCTGCCTCCAGCTTGCTTTCTCTTCCCTCCCCTGTGCCtttttctctcccttcctctctcccatttTAACACgaactcctctctccctctcttttttctttctttctctctttctctcattctccctttctctcccctccctcccctttctccctccctctctccctctctgcatcTCCATCTCtcatcccactcccctccccttttctctctctctccttctccctaaTTCTCCTGCCCTATCTCTGtcaccccctaccctctccctctctatctatctctctccctgatcctttccccacctccctttccctcctcgaTCCTCCCCCACCTCTTTTTCCCTCCCCATCTTCGTATGTCATTCTCCCTCTTCACTTCACTacccttctctccccactctaaccccttctcctcaccctctctcttACTCCCTTTTTTCCTACtgcctcctctttccccctcctctctttccttgCTCCCTGCCACCTTTCTctgcctcctctctcccactcccccctctccttctctaacacttctctctcttgctttctctctcttctcttcctACCTCTATCTCATtctgcccactctctctcacccttCTCCCAtatttctctctcccatctctatcatccctctcttcctctctccccacttctATCTTTCtcatccttttttctttctcccctctcaaaactctctctctctctctctctctctctctctctctctctctctctctctctctctctctctctctctctctctctctctctctctctctctctctaaccgtGTCTCCCCTCTATCTCCTTACcctttcctcctttctctccatcaCCTGCCttgcccctttctctctctctccatttctctccatctctctcctatCCCCCTGTCTCTTCCTATCTTTCTTCCCATCTCCAGCCATATGTCTGCCTCCTCTTTCTTTTACCGCCCTCCTGTCTCTGCCTGCCGGTGTTCTCTCTCTGCCTTAGGAAACTGCCCCACCCAGGTGCCATTTTGTGTGACTCCAGAACTTGAGCAGTTGAAGTCGCTCTCACAAATAAAGGGTTTACTGACAAGGTCTCTCTGTCTCAGCAACGGGTCTGTGAAAGGTCTCCCCAAAATAGAAAGTCGTGGGCTGATTCTACTTTTCAATAAAGAtgccattgattttttttctctctttacaaGTCAGACATTTTCTTTCAACTCTGAGCCTCTTTTGTCTCTTTTTGTTTTTGAACTTAAAGAGAATAAAACTTCCTGCCTGGGATTTTCCTTTTATAAAAAAGATTCTCTTTGGTGCCGAATACCCTTTTATTCTCAAATTACACTTAGGATGCAAATTCTACATAAAGCTCTTTATGAAACAAACTTGTTTAATGGCCATTTTTGTTACCATTAAATTTACTTTCAAGATCTTTTCTCCCTTTCTGACTGCATTAAACAAAAGCCTAACAATTGTGTAGAAAATACAATTTTGCAGGTGAATCCCTATCAATATTAGATGTTTTTGATTTTAAGAGAAACAACGATTTTGTTTTCTATCTGAAGGGCAACTGAGTGAATTAATGTCCTCCTTTGCAAATGTAAAACTTTTCTCTCTCTCAGACATGTCAGTCCCTCTGAAATGCAGGGACAAAGCTCCCACTGAGGAATAAATGGGAAAGACATCTCTTTCTTAGAAGCCTTGACACAGATTTAATGTCAAATGCAAGAGGGAACTTTGCTAAGTAAAATGTAACTCCTGTTCTGAaagtcactcacacacacacacacacacacacacacacacacacacacaggcacacagaggcATACATAAATGTACACTTATACATACAAAGTCATGTACAAACGCTAATATTCAAAGCCCTAGTATTAATTTGATCTCTCTTATATTGAAATCCAACTTCCTGCACTGTAGTGCAGCAGAGTGAGGAGATTGGAAAGAGTGCGGGCGCGGTCAGAATCAGCAAGCACTATTGCGGGCCACGAGGCTGAATCCACCCTAACTTCTCGACGTACAGAAATGGACCAAATCAACCAAAGATATCTTCCCAACCCCTGGATCGCGAACAAGTTCGACACGAATCCCGGTTCAATCCCCTCAGATCTGTCTCCCACCTcagcagcttaggtttactagccCGCCACACCTACTGTATATAATAATTTTATCGAGGATTGATTATCTGGCTCTTAGCACGTGACGAGAAGGTAAATCCCATGCAGTCCACTTCAGAAAAGCCTCTTTGGGAAGTAAAGCCAGCAGGAAACATAGCTCCAAAGATGAAGCCTCCAGCACACCCAGTCAAAGCAGTTCACAATAACCCCAAAATCCTACTCACTGATCAGTCCTGCTAGGATGCCCTTTAATTAAAATTCACTTCTGCTTCTCCTCCAGTGCAGGGTGGTCTCTCGGCTGCCAGAGAAAGGATAGATCCAAATGGTGGATGGAGGACGACTCAGTAACTTCAACCCCACAGCCAGTAACTAACAGCAAAATCTGTGCTGTAGCTGCTTTTATACCAGCCTCAGTGATGGGAGGGGCATATCTCTAACAGGCAAGTGGATGGAGAAACATTAATGTATTTAAGTCCATCCCTCCACCTACAAGTTCTTCAGACTTATTCCTACCCAAGGATGCTGGGCAAAAGGGGCTTGATGGAAGGTTCCATTGAGCCAGTGGAATAGGGACCATCCAGAGCCTTTCCTCAGATCCCCGTCATTCCGGTGACAAAGCCAGGCACCCTCCCATCCATCCCCTACAACTTGCATTCTCAATATCACCGCAGTTGCAAGCGATGGAGAATTTTGACATTCAGTGAGGATCATCCGACTTCTTATCAGCAGACAGCAGCTTCAGATTCTGCTCAATGGTGCGAAGCTGCTTATCTCTTCAGCGAAAGAAAATGTATAATGAGTTTCGGGAAGACGCTGTCCCAGTCTGCAAATTAACACACCATTGGTGATGGAGAATTGAAATGATTGGAGCA
This window harbors:
- the LOC144596743 gene encoding uncharacterized protein LOC144596743 is translated as MSNECELYEKKFKDVTLPHFQGGLSAILNFAKCVNTFGYRDLKESECPQITAMLETAHKEMSKAEEEAGSFIESLMKDTLQLAQDFDEVKVKRKNLKESLQAKEYKMMLLENQRFQVNDQLQAARMSLQHTENAVNAAEVRKGEKTTGRDMGIGLILLAPCVGIPMTVDYNKELKSTRKLLKEVEKQLNKLKDTVKEKEEEMTKGNSQILENSKEIKMLKDNLAQTEIEVEKMQMVVGALNDTKTKLKFCYNYLSGLQGLVNVLYQSSVDIYSLEPFKDVIEDTLKAIQQPNSHNELLTCNVEVQIVATKLRAIQSQIDRK